A window of the Danio aesculapii chromosome 10, fDanAes4.1, whole genome shotgun sequence genome harbors these coding sequences:
- the elovl7b gene encoding elongation of very long chain fatty acids protein 7 yields MAFNTLTSRAVLLYDEWLKEADPRTGNWVLMGSPFPQTFIIAAYVFFVTTLGPRLMENRKPFQLKTILIIYNLSIVLFSLYMIYEFLMSGWANGYTYRCDLVDYSSSPQALRMAWTCWLYYFSKFIEMLDTVFFVLRKKSSQVSFLHVYHHSIMPFTWWFGVRFAPGGLGTFHALLNCMVHVIMYSYYLLSALGPKYQKFLWWKKHMTTIQLVQFVLVTAHIGQFFFMQDCPYQFPVFLYIIGLYGLIFLLLFLHFYYHAYTRGKRLPKVLQNRNFLLQKLD; encoded by the exons ATGGCCTTCAACACACTGACCTCCAGAGCGGTTCTGCTGTATGATGAGTGGCTCAAGGAAGCAG aTCCGCGCACAGGGAACTGGGTCCTCATGGGTTCCCCGTTCCCGCAGACGTTCATCATCGCCGCTTACGTGTTCTTCGTGACGACTCTGGGCCCGCGGCTGATGGAGAACCGCAAACCCTTCCAGCTGAAGACCATCCTGATCATCTACAACCTCAGCATCGTGCTCTTCTCCCTCTACATGAtctatgag TTCCTGATGTCCGGCTGGGCGAATGGCTACACCTACAGGTGTGATCTGGTGGATTACTCCAGCTCTCCACAGGCACTGCGG ATGGCCTGGACCTGCTGGCTCTACTATTTCTCCAAGTTCATCGAGATGCTGGACACA gtgttcTTCGTGCTGAGGAAGAAGAGCAGTCAGGTGTCGTTCCTGCATGTCTATCATCACTCCATCATGCCCTTCACCTGGTGGTTCGGCGTGCGCTTCGCTCCAG gtggtCTGGGGACGTTCCACGCGCTGCTGAACTGTATGGTCCACGTCATCATGTACAGCTATTACCTGCTCTCGGCTCTGGGGCCCAAATACCAGAAGTTCCTGTGGTGGAAGAAGCACATGACCACCAtccagctg GTGCAGTTTGTGCTGGTCACGGCCCACATCGGCCAGTTCTTCTTCATGCAGGACTGCCCGTACCAGTTCCCGGTGTTCCTGTACATCATCGGGCTGTACGGGCTGATCTTCCTGCTGCTGTTCCTGCACTTTTACTACCACGCATACACACGCGGCAAACGGCTGCCCAAAGTGCTGCAGAACCGCAACTTCCTGCTGCAGAAGCTGGACTGA